A genomic window from Paenibacillus sp. FSL K6-0276 includes:
- a CDS encoding FtsX-like permease family protein: protein MTFRQFAYRNVTRNKRKYAAYFVVSAFSVMIFFVCALFIYHPDISKSLVYSTAAHTMMAAEAIIYVFCSLFVLVSVGSFLQSRKMEFGILLMHGMTKRQLNTMVFLENMMIGTSAILTGTLLGLILGKLFLMIGSTFLGIPLLTFHLPWQALVLTICSFALLFILISLSTFFFIGNESLMRLFQGERKAEEEPKVSLVLSILSALLLLTGYYMAATAQAASVEKVMFPVVVITVAGTYLFYTQLSIYTVKLLKTIRRLYWNHTNIITLSGLSYRWKENARMFFMVTIVSAVSFTSVGVFASIHTLSRELKLDYPAAVGYVAKGNQSQDPFDQHLDEIKEELTTLGLPYETLSIPIKYAEVESQTGPDRTLRLPLITYSDYKLALLRAGFTTDERPLTGDEGLVMIGSQRDRSLTAGRVKPIYTLKQGLSIREIGYTQHVPIAEYLLPELDGRDGGDFSGVVISDELYKAIDPVQTDLYTGFYMDDFPQTVGIAADLAHKGKRSYESNSPYAIVVSGTLFEIQRTLYNTMLFASLLVGTVFFIAAGSFLYFRLYTDLDHDRHQYSTLSKMGLTDQELNRIVTIQLSLLFFVPVGVAILHSVFAFIALQRLFYLSIAVETGAVLLGYLAVQGLYFFFIRSRYLRNLKKNLI, encoded by the coding sequence ATGACCTTTCGGCAATTCGCTTATAGGAATGTTACACGTAACAAGCGTAAATATGCGGCTTATTTTGTCGTCAGTGCTTTTTCAGTGATGATCTTTTTTGTGTGCGCTTTGTTTATTTACCATCCGGATATTTCTAAGAGCTTGGTTTATAGTACAGCAGCTCATACAATGATGGCGGCAGAAGCCATTATTTATGTGTTTTGCTCCTTGTTCGTTCTCGTATCGGTCGGATCGTTCCTGCAGTCACGTAAGATGGAGTTTGGGATTTTGTTGATGCATGGAATGACGAAGCGACAGCTCAACACGATGGTATTTTTGGAAAATATGATGATCGGCACCTCAGCCATCCTTACAGGTACTTTACTAGGGCTAATTCTGGGCAAGTTGTTTTTAATGATCGGATCTACTTTTCTAGGAATACCTCTTTTAACGTTTCATCTTCCATGGCAGGCGCTTGTACTTACGATATGTAGCTTTGCGCTGCTATTTATTCTAATCTCGCTGAGCACGTTCTTTTTTATTGGGAATGAATCACTGATGCGGCTGTTTCAGGGAGAACGAAAAGCAGAAGAGGAGCCTAAAGTCTCCTTGGTGTTATCTATATTGTCTGCTTTATTGCTGCTAACGGGCTATTATATGGCAGCTACAGCACAAGCGGCTTCGGTTGAAAAGGTGATGTTCCCCGTCGTTGTAATTACGGTTGCGGGTACCTATCTCTTTTATACTCAGCTCAGTATTTACACTGTTAAACTACTTAAGACGATCCGGCGCCTGTATTGGAACCACACGAATATTATTACTTTATCGGGCTTGTCTTACCGCTGGAAAGAGAATGCCCGAATGTTCTTTATGGTGACGATTGTATCCGCAGTATCTTTTACTTCAGTGGGAGTATTCGCATCGATCCATACGCTTTCCAGAGAATTGAAACTGGACTATCCCGCAGCGGTTGGTTATGTAGCCAAAGGCAATCAGTCGCAGGACCCTTTTGATCAGCATTTGGACGAAATTAAGGAAGAGCTTACAACGCTCGGTTTACCCTATGAGACACTTAGCATTCCGATCAAATACGCAGAGGTGGAATCTCAGACCGGGCCAGATCGCACGTTAAGGCTTCCCTTGATTACTTACAGCGATTATAAGCTTGCTCTGCTTCGTGCAGGGTTTACGACGGATGAGCGCCCTCTTACTGGAGATGAAGGACTGGTAATGATCGGTTCGCAACGAGACCGGAGTCTGACAGCGGGTAGAGTAAAGCCGATATACACCTTGAAGCAAGGACTTTCCATTAGAGAAATAGGTTATACCCAGCATGTTCCGATAGCCGAATATCTATTGCCGGAGCTGGATGGAAGGGATGGGGGAGATTTCAGTGGTGTCGTGATTAGCGACGAGCTTTACAAGGCCATTGATCCCGTACAGACAGATTTGTATACAGGATTTTATATGGATGACTTCCCGCAAACGGTAGGTATAGCGGCGGATCTTGCCCATAAAGGCAAACGATCCTATGAAAGTAACTCTCCATACGCGATTGTTGTTAGCGGCACGCTGTTTGAAATACAGAGAACACTGTACAACACGATGCTATTCGCTTCTTTACTGGTGGGTACTGTTTTTTTCATTGCGGCAGGCAGCTTCCTTTACTTCCGGCTGTATACAGATCTAGATCATGATCGTCATCAATATTCTACATTGTCCAAAATGGGGCTTACAGATCAAGAGCTAAACCGAATTGTAACGATACAATTGTCGTTGTTGTTTTTTGTGCCGGTTGGGGTGGCCATTTTGCATAGTGTGTTTGCCTTTATTGCGCTTCAGCGGTTGTTCTACTTATCTATTGCTGTGGAGACCGGGGCGGTGTTATTGGGATATTTGGCTGTCCAGGGACTTTACTTCTTTTTTATTCGCAGCCGTTATTTACGCAACTTGAAGAAGAACTTGATCTGA
- a CDS encoding DedA family protein yields the protein MQAWITDFMEQFGYFGIFLMLAFENIFPPIPSEVILPFGGFMTTTTNLTIPGVIIAATLGSLLGAVILYYIGRLLDVNRLEKIVERWGGLLRISKKDIHKADAWFDKYGYWTVLFCRMVPLVRSLISIPAGMSGMKFGVFMIFTTIGTLGWNLLLVLIGAALGESWEDIAMYMDMYSNVVYVLIAGGLVILGYLFFRKRSRKMNTEG from the coding sequence ATGCAAGCATGGATTACAGATTTTATGGAGCAGTTTGGTTATTTCGGTATTTTCCTAATGCTCGCTTTTGAAAATATATTTCCACCGATTCCTTCCGAAGTGATCCTCCCTTTTGGCGGATTCATGACAACCACAACGAATTTGACCATTCCTGGTGTAATCATTGCTGCTACGCTTGGCTCTTTGCTGGGGGCAGTGATTCTCTATTATATTGGTCGTTTGTTGGATGTAAATCGATTGGAAAAGATCGTTGAACGCTGGGGCGGACTACTTCGAATCAGCAAAAAAGATATCCACAAGGCTGACGCTTGGTTTGACAAATATGGCTATTGGACCGTATTATTTTGTCGGATGGTTCCACTAGTGCGAAGTTTGATTTCGATCCCGGCGGGGATGTCGGGCATGAAATTTGGAGTGTTTATGATCTTCACAACGATTGGTACGCTGGGGTGGAATCTACTGCTTGTGCTTATTGGTGCGGCATTGGGTGAGTCTTGGGAAGACATCGCCATGTATATGGATATGTACTCCAACGTAGTGTACGTACTTATTGCTGGGGGATTAGTGATCCTGGGGTATCTGTTCTTCCGCAAGCGCAGCCGGAAAATGAACACCGAAGGTTGA
- a CDS encoding ABC transporter ATP-binding protein codes for MPILDVHNLSKIYEGKVSTQALNHIRFSVEKGEFVGIMGPSGSGKTTLLNTIATIDQPTSGQILINGRDPNLLSRKEKALFRRHELGFVFQHFNLLDTLTVEENIVLPLTLAGVRVTEMESRLKEVASMLDIKHLLQKRTYEISGGQMQRTAIARAMIHRPALILADEPTGNLDSKASGEVMNMLTEVNKEEGTTVLMVTHDAVAASFCNRVIFIKDGRFYSEMYRGSSRGAFFQSIIDMLSLLGGTSHDLSAIRL; via the coding sequence TTGCCCATTCTAGATGTTCATAATTTATCAAAAATATATGAGGGTAAAGTGTCCACTCAGGCATTGAATCATATCCGCTTTTCTGTTGAAAAAGGGGAGTTTGTTGGCATTATGGGACCTTCGGGGAGTGGGAAAACAACGCTGCTCAACACGATCGCCACCATCGACCAGCCGACCTCCGGTCAGATTCTGATCAACGGCCGAGATCCAAATCTGCTTAGCAGAAAAGAAAAGGCACTCTTTCGCCGCCATGAGCTCGGTTTCGTCTTTCAGCATTTCAATCTACTGGATACGCTCACTGTGGAGGAGAATATTGTACTGCCTCTTACACTTGCTGGTGTCCGTGTAACGGAAATGGAGAGCAGGTTGAAAGAAGTAGCAAGTATGCTGGACATTAAGCATTTACTGCAAAAACGGACATACGAGATTTCAGGTGGGCAAATGCAGCGGACCGCCATCGCCCGGGCGATGATTCATCGTCCTGCTCTGATTTTAGCAGATGAGCCTACAGGGAATCTGGATTCCAAAGCTTCAGGTGAAGTTATGAATATGCTGACAGAGGTGAATAAGGAAGAAGGGACAACCGTGCTGATGGTCACACATGACGCAGTGGCCGCGAGCTTTTGTAATCGGGTCATCTTTATTAAAGACGGACGTTTCTATAGTGAAATGTACAGGGGGAGCAGCAGAGGCGCCTTCTTCCAAAGTATTATTGATATGTTGTCTCTGCTTGGGGGAACTAGCCATGACCTTTCGGCAATTCGCTTATAG
- a CDS encoding undecaprenyl-diphosphate phosphatase — MELLTIIKAIILGIVEGLTEFAPVSSTGHMIIVDDMWLKSTELFGQHTANTFKVVIQLGSILAVVVIFRNRFIELLGLKRFSRKQLDPVIEEQPQLEKGGHLKLTQVLVGLVPAGVLGVLFNDYIDEHLFSTSTVLIGLVVGAVLMIIADLFGPKKIQTESVDQITYKQALGVGLVQCFSLWPGFSRSGSTISGGVLLGMSHRAAADFTFIMAVPIMAGASLLSLMKNWQYFTMDALPFFIAGFISAFVFALLSMRFFLKLINRIKLLPFAIYRIILAAVVYFVFF; from the coding sequence ATGGAGCTATTAACGATTATTAAAGCTATTATTTTGGGAATTGTTGAAGGATTGACCGAATTTGCTCCGGTATCCTCCACAGGTCATATGATTATTGTTGATGATATGTGGTTGAAATCGACAGAGTTATTTGGGCAACATACGGCCAATACATTCAAAGTGGTCATACAACTGGGTTCTATATTAGCGGTTGTTGTCATTTTTAGAAATAGGTTCATTGAACTGTTGGGGTTAAAGCGTTTCAGTCGGAAGCAGTTGGACCCTGTAATTGAGGAACAACCGCAGCTCGAGAAGGGTGGACACCTTAAGCTTACACAGGTGCTTGTAGGATTAGTGCCAGCAGGTGTGCTGGGCGTTCTGTTTAATGATTATATTGACGAGCACTTATTCTCTACATCAACAGTGTTAATCGGTCTAGTAGTCGGTGCTGTATTAATGATTATTGCGGATCTGTTTGGACCTAAGAAGATCCAAACGGAGAGTGTTGATCAGATTACATACAAGCAGGCGCTAGGTGTTGGTCTGGTCCAATGCTTCTCGTTATGGCCGGGATTTTCACGTTCCGGGTCGACGATTTCTGGTGGTGTCCTCCTTGGTATGAGTCATCGCGCTGCTGCTGATTTCACATTTATTATGGCTGTTCCAATCATGGCAGGCGCCAGTCTACTCTCGCTGATGAAGAACTGGCAATATTTCACCATGGATGCTCTACCGTTCTTCATCGCAGGCTTTATCAGCGCCTTTGTGTTTGCGCTGTTATCGATGCGTTTCTTCTTGAAACTGATCAACCGGATCAAGCTTTTACCGTTTGCTATATACCGGATAATACTTGCTGCTGTAGTAT